The region ATCTGCTGCAAAAGGCCAGGCTGGCAACTGCTTTGGTGCTGTCATGGGAGCAGCAGGCCTGACAGGTGCCGAGCACGCCTGGATGCAGCGCGTTCCTTTTGAAGCTTTTCTCCAGAAGCGTGCGTCGCCTGGCGGACGGGTCGATCAGCCGGGCACGCTCCTGATCTGGCGCAGCACAGATGGTCCGAGCCAGCATGCTGCCGTCACCCTGGGCGGTGGTTGGGCTTTTTATAAACCTTCGCAGTCGTGGATGACGCCCAGGCAGGTGCTCCCGGTGCATACGATCACCCAACGCTTCCGCACGCGGGGCCACCACCTGTCACGCTTCACCCTAAGCTCACTCCCGGTCGTCCGCCGGCTTACTCCGGACGCTGACTTTACTTTCCGTGTCGCGTCAGGCGCCACAGGGTGATGCCGTTGACGACCATCAGCAGCGCGCACAGCCCGGCCATCACCAGCTCACCGCGTTGCACGAAACGGAGCGCCAGGACTCCCCACAGAGCCACCAGCGCCGTCACCAGCCAGACACGCCACGCAGGAGCGTTCATTTGCTTGACCTCATGAAAGCCAGCCTACCGGTTCAGGCAGGGCAGGTGGTCCCGGCGGGATCACCGCTCAGCGGCTCGTCGCTCCTGAAGAGCCTCGGGCAGGGGCAGGCGCTGGGCGGACCGGCGCTGGGGACGCCTTCACGCCAGGTCCTGGGCTGGCTGCTCCTGTAGCTGAGGCCAGCGCGGCCCGCAGCGCTCCCGAGGCGTTCAGCAACCCCGCGCCGCAGGTCCGGGCAGGATCAGGATCACAGCCGCCCGAAAACGGGGTGGCGGTGCGGGTCAGCAGGTCACGCACCTGCGCTGGCGTCAGGCGGGGCCGGACGGTCAGCAGCAGGCTGGCTACCCCCGTGACATGTGGCGCAGCAAAACTGGTGCCGTCGGGGCTGCGTTCCCCATTCATGCCGCTCAGGCTGCTGGCAGGAATCCCGTGACCCTGCTCTCCGCCGGGGGCACCCAGGGCGACACTCCGGCCCCAGTTGGCATAGGTCGGGCGCTGCCCGCTGTGCGTCACGCTGGTCACCGTCAGCACGTTCCGGCACCCGGCTGGTGAGTATCCGGCAGCGTCGGCGCCGTCGTTGGCTGCCCCGGCAATCACGAGCGTGCCGCGGGCGGTCACGGCGTCCACGGCCGCCTGCACCCGAGGGTCGCAGCGGGTCAAGGGAATGAAGTCGGCATACAGGCTCAGGTTCAGCAGCCGGGCCGGGTTGGGGTTGGTCGGCACTCCAGGCACCGGAATCCCAGCAGCCCATTTCAGACTGTCGACCAGATCCCCCACTTCAATTAGACCGTCGTTGCCCGCCACGCGCACATGCACGATCCGGGCCTGCGGGTTGAGCCCCGCCATGCCGCGCCCGTCGTGTGCGGCGGCAATCAGGTTGGCAATCACCTCGCCGTGGTAGGCGTACTGACCGGTGGCACTGGCGTCGCGGTCACGGCCGTCGCCGTCTCCAGAGCGGGCAGGGTTGCTGACAAAGTCGTAGCCGTTCACCACCCGAGCGCGCAGTTCGGGGCTGTCGACATACCCGGTGTCCAGCACGGCCACGGTGACCGGCGGGCCCCAGGACCGGTTGGCAGGCAGCTGTGCCCAGGCTCCAGGCACCTGAATACTCTGTAGGTTCCACTGGCGCTCAAACAGTGGGTCGCTTGGGCGGGGAACCGGCGTGGACGTTACAGGTGCAGGTTTCGGGGTGGGCTTCGGCGCTGTCAGGGGTGTAGGACGAGGCGCGGCGGTCCCAGGCTGCGGGGTAAACACGGGCACCAGTGACGGAAGGGGAGAGACAACCGGCTGCAGCTCGGGCAGGGCTGCCGGGCTGCTGATCGGCCGGGCAGGGATTGAAGCAGCCTGCTGAGCACTGACAGAACCTGACAGCATCGCACCCAGCACCAGCAGAAGCGAGAACCCTGTCGGGAAGGAGACCGGCAGACGTGAGGTGCGGCGCATATCCCGCAGTTTCCTCTGAGCGCCTGATGTTCACCTGAGCCCCGCTTGGGGATACCATCACGCTATGACCACAACCCAGCCGAAACAGGTCCTGCCCAGCGTGGTGGTGCTGACGGGTGCTTCCAGCGGGATCGGGCGGGCCACGGCACGGGAACTGGCCTCCCGGGGGCACACCCTGGTGCTGGCCGCCCGCCGGGCCGATCAGCTGATGCAGCTGGCCCTGGAACTGGACGCCAGTGGCACGCGAGTGATTGCCGTGCCAACCGACGTAACCAGCCCTGACGCCCGCCGTTATCTGATTGAGGTCGCCCGCGGACACTACGGGCACATTGACGTGCTGATCAACAATGCCGGCGTCACGGTGGAGCAGGGCTGGTGGTGGGAGGACCCGGACCCCATGAGGGTGCTGCGGGTCAATCTTGAAGCCCCCATTGAGCTGACCCGGCTGGCGCTGCCGGATATGCGCGCGCGTGGTTCCGGCCACATCATCAACATCGGCTCGGTGGCCGGGCGCGCCGCGACCAACGGCATCTACAGCGCCAGCAAGTTCGGCCTGCGCGGCTTCAGCCTGGGGCTTCGCCGCGAACTGCTGGGGACAGGCGTGAACGTCAGCCTGATCGCCCCCGGCTTCGTGAAAAGCGAGATGACCGCCAGCGCACGCCTGCCCATGCCGGGGCCGGAAGTCGTTGCGCGGGCCGTGGCCGCAGTCATGGACCACCCGCAACGGGAAGTGATTGTTCCCGGGGCTTACCGGGCGCTGGCCTTCCTGGACGCAGCGCTTCCTGGCGTGGGTGACCTGCTGGTTCGCCGGCTGATTCGCCGGCGCTACAACCACCCGAACTGACGTGCCTGCTGGGACCCTGAAGTGATCTCCAGATCACCGCTGCTTTAAGGCCACCTTGAGGCGAGCGGGCTGAAGGCCGCTTACACTGGGCGGGTGAGCTCCGCCAAGACTGCTTTCAAGGCCCTGTTGCCGGTACTGGAACGGTTGGTGACCGTGGTCGACCGGGTGGCCAGTGGCTACCTGCAACCCCGCCGTGCCCGGGGCAAGCTGATTCTGCAGCCTTATGTCGGCTGGGGCACCCCCGAGCAGGTCGAGCTGTCGGGCCGGGTGCTGCTGCCCCGCACGATTCATCCCGCCCGCAAGGGCGACCGCCGGCTGCGCAACGTTCAGAACATCCTGCGCCGCATGATGTCGCGCGAGGTCGGCGGCGTGACGGTTACAGGCACCCTGGGAGGCCAGAGTGTTTCCGCCGTCAGTGATTCGGACGGGTACTTCACGCTGACGTTTGCGCCGGCTGAAGCGCTGGCCAGTGGCTGGCATCAGGTCTCACTGCAGATCGGCGGCCGCGAGGGCGTCACGCCTGGTCGCGTGCAGGTGGTTGCAGCAGCCCGCTACGGCATCATCAGCGACCTGGACGACACTGTGATCAAGTCGGACGTGACCAGTGTGGCGCGCATGCTGCAGACCGTCATGAGCGGCAACGCTCGGACCCGCCTGCCGTTTCCAGGTGTCGGGGCCCTGTACCGTGCCCTGACCCGCGAGGGTGAGGCCCGCAACCCTATTTTTTATGTTTCAAGCAGCCCCTGGAACTTCTTTGACTTGCTGTGGCAGTTTCTGGAATACCGCCGGATTCCGCTGGGGCCGCTGTTCCTGCGTAACTGGGGCTTTGATCTGCTGTCCGGCCACGGCACTTACAAGCACACCGTCATAGAGCAGCTGTTTCGCAAATACCCGCAGCTGCCTTTCGTGCTGGTCGGAGACAGCGGTGAGAAGGATCCCGAGATCTACGCCGAGGTGGTGCGCCGTCATCCCAACCGGGTTCTGGCGGTGTATATCCGTGACGTGACCGAAGCTTCCCGCGATCAGGGTGTGCTGAAGCTGCGTGAGGAGGTCCGCAAGGCTGGAGTGGACCTGGTGCTGGCCGCCGACAGCCTGAACGCGGCCAGCCACGCCATGGCCATGGGCCTGATCACTCCGGGGGAATACCGCAGCGTCCTGACCAGTGTGGCGCGCAGCTACGAGACCTGAGAGGCCTGGATGCACATGAGCAGGGGCCACAGCGCACATGCTGTGGCCCCTCGCTTATCGGTCTTTTTCAGTCCTGGGACTGGCCACCGGTACCGCCGCGGCGACCACGGCGGCGGCGGCGGCGCTTGGCCTCGTCGCTCTGGCTGTCACTGACGGGCGCCGCCGCCTGTGGAGCGCGTGGAGCCGGCTGCGTCTGCCCCTGAGGGCCGCCAGGACGGCCGTTCACACGCCCTACTGCGCCGCGGTCATTGCTGCCGCGTGTGTATCCGCGGTTGCCGCGCTCGCTGCTGGCGCGGTCGGGACGGTCAAAGCGTCCTCCGCGCCCGCCCTGCGGTTCTTCAGGCGGCATGTTCTCCAGGGTCCAGTCTCCAAAGTACATGCGCTGCACGGTGATGTTGACCGGACGCAGGTGCTCGTTACGGGGACGCTCCAGGGTGATCACGCGGCGCGCACCTCCCTGAAGACGCGGCCCCATGGACACGCCGCCGAAGGTCCGGCCCTGCTGGCCAGGGCCGCGGCGGTCGCCACTGCGGTCACGCTCGTAGCCGCGTCCGCCTGCGCCCGTACGTTCCTGACGGGCCGGAGCGCTCTGCACGGCTGGCTGAGGGTCATCCAGCGTGAACTTGCGCGGCGCAGTGGGCGTGACGCTCTGCAGCTTCTCGCGCCGCTCGGCTTCGCGTTCCTCGCGGCGACGGGCGCGGGGTTTTACTTCGTTCATGTCTCTCTCCTGGGTGCTGTCCCCGAGGGTCAGGTCAATCATGCGGGCCATCGGGTTGACGGCACTGATGGTCACGGTCACCGAGTCTCCCAGGCGGAAGGTGCGGCCGCCCGAGCGTCCGCGCAGCATCTGCGCGTCCTCGATATACACGTAGTAGTCGTCGTCCAGGTTGGAAATATGAAGCTTGCCTTCCACCCCGTTGTCCAGCGCCACGTACAGGCCGCTGGCCACCACACCAGACACGTTGCCGGCGAAGGTTTCCTGCAGGTGCTCCTGGGCCCACTTGGCCTGATAGTACTTGGTCAGGTCACGTTCGGCTTCGGCGGCTGTGCGCTCGCGGTCGCTGGTGTGGTCCCCCATGGCTGGCAGGCGGCCCTGCAGCTTCGCAACCTCGCGGTTGCCAGCCTTGAGCTCCCCACCCAGCACGCCCTTGAGCACGCGGTGCACCATCAGGTCAGGGTAACGGCGGATCGGCGAGGTGAAGTGCAGGTACTCGTCGAAGGCCAGCCCGAAGTGTCCCAGGTTCTCGCCGGCGTACTTGGCCTGCTGCATGGAGCGCAGCAGCAGGGTATTGACCACGCTTTCGCGCGGTGTTCCGCGGACCTGCTTCAGGACCGCCTGATACGCCTGCGGCGTCGGCTCGCCGCCGGGGAAAGCCAGCCCCAGCCGCCCGATGGCCTGCGAGACTTCCTGGAAGCGTTGCAGGGTCGGTTCCTCGTGAATACGGAACAGGGTGGGAATCTCGCGCTGCAGCAGGTAGTGCGCGACCACCTTGTTGGCCAGCAGCATCAGGTCCTCGATCATGCCGCGCGCAGTTTCCTCGCGGATCGGAATGAGTTCCATGCGGCCGTCGGGGCCCACGTCCACCTTGACCTCGCGCATCTTGAAGTCCAGCGAGCCTTCGCGCAGGCGCTTCTGACGCAGCTTGGAGGTGATCTTGAGCAGCAGGTGCAGGTCGCCTTCCAGGTGGCGGGCGTGGTCCGGCAGAGTCGCGGTGGCCTCGCTGTAGGCCTGCACCTCGTCGTAGGTCAGCCGCGCCTTGGAGTTGATCACGCTGGGTGCAATCTTGACGTCCAGGATGTCGCCCTCGGCGCTGAGCTCCACCAGGGCCGTCATGGTCAGGCGGTCCTGGTACGGCACCAGGCTGCACACTCCGTTGCTGAGGTGCTCGGGCAGCATGGGCAGCACGCGGCCCGGCAGGTACACGCTGGTGGCGCGTGCGTAGGCTTCATCGTCAAGCGGTGTGCCTTCACGCACGTAATGACTCACGTCCGCGATGTGCACCCCCACCACGAAGGTACCTTCTGGCGTGGGCTGGATGTGAATGGCGTCGTCGAAATCCTTGGCGTCGCGGCCGTCTACCGTGAAGATGTTGAATTCACGCAGGTCAAGCCGCCCCACCAGGGCCTCGGCGGGAATCTCGGTCGGAATGGCAGCCGCCTCAGCCATGACCTCGCCGGGGAACTCCCCGCGCAGGCCGAACTTCACGATCACCGCTTCGGTTTCGGTCTCAGGATCATCCTGCTCGCCCAGTACGCGGACAACCTGACCAAAGACCTCATCCTCACCGGTATTTTCCGGCCAGAACAGCTCGGTGACCACACGGGCGCCGGCCTGCAGGCCTTCGAGCCCTTCGGGCAGTACCAGGATGCGGTGACGCGCGCGGTGGTCGTCGGGCTTGAGGATGGGGTGGCCGTGGTGGAATTCCAGCGTCCCGACCAGCTTCGAGTAGGCGCGCTGAACGATACGCACCACCGAAGCGCGCGGATTGCCGTCGCCGCGCTGCCCACGGCGGGGGCCCCCACCGCGGCCACTGTCACCGCGTCCTTCCATACGGACCAGCACGATGTCACCGTTCCAGGCTTCCAGGGTCTGCTCGGCCGGGATGTAATAATCTTCGCCACCGGAATCCGGCACCACGAAGCCGAACCCCGCAGCCGAGGCCTGGAATTTGCCGCGCACCAGGCTCATCGCCTCGGGCAGGCCATAGGTGCGCCGGCGGGTGCGGACGACCGTGCCGGACTCCACCAGGGTTTCCAGCAGGGCTTCCAGATCACGCCAGTCGCCCAGGCGATTCATCATCTGGCGGGTGAAGGTGCGCTCCAGATCCCGGACATGCACCGGGCGGCCCAGCTTACGCAGCTGTGCCACGACCAGTGCCTGCGCAGGATCGCGTTCGAGCAGGTCCGTGTCGGTATCCGTGTCTTCTGAGGCTTCAGAAGCGGGTTCAGGGTCACTTTCAGGAGTGCTGGCCACAGGGGCCTCGTTCTGCACCTGGACTTCCACGTCAGCCGTCGGTGTGGCAGCTTTGGCCTTGCGGGGGCGGCGGCTGGGCCTGGGGGCGGCTGGTTCGGACAGCGGTTGTGCGGCCCCGCCGGTGACGACGGCTCCCGCCGGATCAGCGTTGACCGCCGAGGAATCCACCAGGGGTTCCTGGGTGGTCTGGGTGATGGTCTGGACCGCAGCGGCAGGCGCCTCGCCGGCTTCTACTGGTTCCACACCATCAAGCAAAGGCAGCGCAGCCGGCTGCTTACGGGGCCGCCCGCGGCGTTTGGGCACTTCCAGAATGACAGGCTCGGCGCTCTGGCCGCCGCCAGCAACTTCGATGGGCTCTGCATCGGCTAGCGCAGGTGTGGGTTCCATCGCCTTGGCCCGGGGCTTCCGGCCACGCTTGACCGGCGGTGTGGCGGGTTCCGCCTCGACCGGGTCCGGGCTGAGCATCGGCCGAGGGTCATCCAGGATGGTGTCATCATTGGCCGCGGTTGGAGCCGCCGGCTCGGCTGCGGCGACCCTGGCAGGACGGCCCCGGCGTCTCTTGACGGAAACAGGGACCGGGGCTGCCGGCTCATCCGCAGCAGTTTCGGGAAGCGCAGCACTCTCGGGAATGGCATCTTCCTGGACTGCGTCAACAGCAGCTGGTGAAGCTGCCTCAATCGGTGGCGTGGCGGCTTTGGGTTTACGCCCGCGTTTGACAGGTGCACTCACCTCAGGCTCGGGAGGCGTGAAAGCAGGCAACTCGGCTTCTGTGGCAGAGGCTGGCGTTTTGCGTGCTGGGCGGCCACGCCTGGCAGGCGCAGCCTGGGCGACAGGCGCTTCAGCTGCAGCATTTTTCCGGCGGCGGGTCACGGGCGCGTCGGCTGCCGGCTCACTTGCCGGAGCCGCCTGACCACGTCTGGCGGTAGATTTCTTGGTCGTAACGGTGTCCTCCGTCTGTTGCGGCGCGGCGGCCTTGTTTCGGCGCCGCTGGCCTGAGTTCTGTATGGGTTGTTCGGCGGATACGGCGTCAGTCACAGCTTCGACCGGCACCTCACCTTGTTTTTTCACTCTTGGCATGAACGCACCTGGGTGTTCAGGACGCGCCCGGAGGCTGTTGTCTGTGGGGTGGAGCAGGCCAGTCTTAAGTTGCTGACGCGCTGCTGCTGTCCCCCTCGGCCCCCGGGAACTGGTTTTTCGCTTTACTCGGGCCGCGCCTGGTTCACCACTGCCCCGCAGGCGTCTGTGTGGGGGCGCTGTCCTGTACCCGGCAGCATAAGCAGCATAACACGGCCCGCCTGACGCAACCTTTACGCACCCTGAGCGCTTGGCGCAACGCACCTGGGAGTAGGAAATGGATGAACCGGCTGAAACGAAACGAGCAGCACAGTCTGCGAAATGCTGGAGAGCACTGTTTTGAGAGGGTTGAAGCCCAGAACCGATGGGCCACCCGAAGCCAGAGATAAAGAACGAGCAACCTGCTGGGGTTTCTGCATTGGCAAGGCGCTCCAGCGGGCTCCGGCACCTGGAGCGCCGCAAACCCTCCGAGGAAACACCTGTCTGGTCGCATTCGGGCCTGTCGCAACAAAAGTCAGTTCTTCCAGCGGACTCGGCGCTCTATGCAAGGTGGCGTGGAACTGCCCCAGGACAGACTGATGGTGCATTCACCCTGCTCTGCAAGAACCACGCTGAGTCTGGTCAAACCCATGTTTCCTATCTGGAATCCGGGTTTCAGGAACGCTCCACCCAACCCGTGAGCGGAGCGTGGTCGCTCAGGCGCGCCTCGCGGTCCACGCACACGCCACGCACCTGCACCCCGGCCGACAGCAGGTAGTCGATGCGCCAGCCGACATTGTTCGCATAGGCGTTGCCGCGGTTGCTCCACCAGGTGTACTCCGCCGCTTCGCCCAGGCAATTGCGGTGGCAGTCGACCAGACCGGCCGAAAGATGGGCCGTCATCCATTCACGTTCGTGCGGCAGAAAGCCGCTGTTCTTCCGGTTGCTGCGCCAGTTTTTCAGGTCAATTTCGCGGTGGGCGATGTTGTAGTCCCCACCGATCACCACCGGCGTCTGTTCATCCAGCAGAGCCTGGACCCAGGTGTGGTAGTCGTCCAGTATGCGGTCCTTGAACCCTTGACGGAGCTCGCCGCTGCTGCCGCTGGGCAGATACACGCTGACAAAGCGCACCCCCTGCACCACGGCGCTGACCACCCGGCCCTCAGCGTCCATCTCATCGTGCAGCATGCCTGCCCGGATGTCGCGCAGGGGGTGGCGGCTCAGCACTGCCACGCCGCTGTAACCCGCCTTCTGCGCCGGAAACCAGGCGCCGTCGTACCCCAGGTCTTGCAGCGCTTCGGGCATGGGGCCGGCCCGCACTTCCTGCAGCAGCAGGACGTCAGGTGCTTCGCGTAACAGCCAGTCGCGCAGACCCTTGCGCAGGGCGCTGCGCAGGCCATTGACGTTTAGGGTGGTGACCTTCAGGGCAGAGGCTGAAGACGGAGAGGCGGACGTCATCGTCTCCGAGGATAGCGGCCTCCTGACGCAGCAGCGCCGCTCTTGCAACTGGCTATTCAGGCCGGGCCGTTTAGGCGTCGTTCAGTCAACTCACGTCCAGGGGGCCGCGCCTGACCGTTACGCTAAAGGAATCATGACCGACATTAAATTCCGCAATGAATCGGATGGGCTCGAGTACGAGATGACGCATCCCAAAGCTGCGCGGGTGCTGCAGGACGTGCAGCAGTGGGCACAGCGCAACGAGTTCACGCACGTCACGTTCTGGCGTGATGCGGCCGACGAGCACAAGCTCTGGGTGCAGCTGGGCGATGACCGCCTCAATTACTGGATTCATGACACGACCTTTACAGAAGGCAAGCACGATACCGTGGAAATGCAGATGGACTACGCGCGCGGTGCCCAGCGCCGAAGTGCTGCTGGCTACGAAAAATTCGATAAATAACCCGCATTTCTAAAGCAAAGGCGCCGGTTGAGCCAACAGGTCCTCTGAAAACTTCAGTGAGTCCGGAGTGGTGGGCGGTGCAGGGTGCTGATGAAAAGAGCTGAACCCCAGCCTCGACTTCTGGTGCCCTTCTAACCTGCACGTCCTCGTGGGGGTGCACACTGCCTTCAGATGAAGGCCACCCGCCTTCGGAAGGAGGGTCTGTATGCACGAGCACCCCAGCCAGAACCATGACCTGGAAGATGACGATCTGCCGGTAGGCCAGGTCCTGGACCGCCGCCACGCCTTGCGGTTATTAGGTCTGGCGGGAGGCGCGGCGTTTGTCGGCGGGCTGGCACTGGCCCGCCAGACTGGGCCGGGTCGCCCGGCTCCTGCAGCCGCTGGTCTCCCGGGCTGCGTCGTGCGGCCACAGTCGGCTCAGGGCCCGTTCTTTACCGACGAGCGACTCAGACGCCGCGATATCCGCACGGACAGCGCCAGCGGCAGGGTGGCGGCCGGCGTGCCCCTGACCCTCACTTTCCAGGTGTCGCGGGTGGGGCTGCGGGTGTGTGAGCCGCTTGCAGGGGTGGTCGTGGATGTCTGGCACTGCGACGCGCTGGGGATGTACAGCGACGTCAGCGACCAGAGTTTCGACACCAGAGGCCAGAATTTTCTGCGCGGGTACCAGATCACCAACGCCCAGGGACGCTGCAGCTTCCAGACGATCTATCCCGGCTGGTACCGGGGCCGCGCGGTGCATCTCCATTACCGCCTGCGCACGCTTGACGCCCGTGGCAGGGTCAGCGGCGATTTCGTTTCACAGCTGTTTTTCGAAGAGGCATTGAATGAACAGGTGCACGCTCTGGCGCCCTACCGGCAAAAAGGACGCCGTGACACGCTTAACAGCACCGACAGCCTGTACCGCAACGGAGGTAATCAGATGCTGATCCGTGCCACCGGAACGCCTCAAAAAAGCCTGATGGCCACCTTCGACGTGGGGCTGCTCAGCTGAAGCGCGCAACGTAGACACTCAGGTGTAGCGCGTCCTCTACCGGGAAGCGCTGGCTGCTCACCGGGACTCTCAGCGCGGAAGCCTGAACCAGCTCGCGGGCATGGGCTTCTGTGACCTTCACGCGCACCCGCACGTCAAGCCGAACGGCCACAAGAGCAGCGGCCTGAAGGGCTTCGCGCAGTGGTGCGTCCGGCCCCCGATCAGAGCCGGGACGCCCCAGAGCCCGCCATGTAGACGCCAGATGCCCGGGTCCATGGGCGGCCAGAACCAGCTGGCCGCCCGGCCGCAGGACCCGCTGGGCCTCCGCCAGGGCCACCAGAGGACGCGGCAGGTGCGAAAGCACCCGCACCAGCAGCGCGGCGTCGAAGCTGCCAGGCAGATAGGGCAGGGCTTCAGCC is a window of Deinococcus deserti VCD115 DNA encoding:
- a CDS encoding intradiol ring-cleavage dioxygenase — translated: MHEHPSQNHDLEDDDLPVGQVLDRRHALRLLGLAGGAAFVGGLALARQTGPGRPAPAAAGLPGCVVRPQSAQGPFFTDERLRRRDIRTDSASGRVAAGVPLTLTFQVSRVGLRVCEPLAGVVVDVWHCDALGMYSDVSDQSFDTRGQNFLRGYQITNAQGRCSFQTIYPGWYRGRAVHLHYRLRTLDARGRVSGDFVSQLFFEEALNEQVHALAPYRQKGRRDTLNSTDSLYRNGGNQMLIRATGTPQKSLMATFDVGLLS
- a CDS encoding class I SAM-dependent methyltransferase, with product MTLAARDALCFRLGGENWPAGPLLELLDLPTTAAVLDVGAGTGLLLRELEARGHAGTLDGIDTRPGAGVRHGQAEALPYLPGSFDAALLVRVLSHLPRPLVALAEAQRVLRPGGQLVLAAHGPGHLASTWRALGRPGSDRGPDAPLREALQAAALVAVRLDVRVRVKVTEAHARELVQASALRVPVSSQRFPVEDALHLSVYVARFS
- the rnr gene encoding ribonuclease R; the encoded protein is MLSPDPVEAEPATPPVKRGRKPRAKAMEPTPALADAEPIEVAGGGQSAEPVILEVPKRRGRPRKQPAALPLLDGVEPVEAGEAPAAAVQTITQTTQEPLVDSSAVNADPAGAVVTGGAAQPLSEPAAPRPSRRPRKAKAATPTADVEVQVQNEAPVASTPESDPEPASEASEDTDTDTDLLERDPAQALVVAQLRKLGRPVHVRDLERTFTRQMMNRLGDWRDLEALLETLVESGTVVRTRRRTYGLPEAMSLVRGKFQASAAGFGFVVPDSGGEDYYIPAEQTLEAWNGDIVLVRMEGRGDSGRGGGPRRGQRGDGNPRASVVRIVQRAYSKLVGTLEFHHGHPILKPDDHRARHRILVLPEGLEGLQAGARVVTELFWPENTGEDEVFGQVVRVLGEQDDPETETEAVIVKFGLRGEFPGEVMAEAAAIPTEIPAEALVGRLDLREFNIFTVDGRDAKDFDDAIHIQPTPEGTFVVGVHIADVSHYVREGTPLDDEAYARATSVYLPGRVLPMLPEHLSNGVCSLVPYQDRLTMTALVELSAEGDILDVKIAPSVINSKARLTYDEVQAYSEATATLPDHARHLEGDLHLLLKITSKLRQKRLREGSLDFKMREVKVDVGPDGRMELIPIREETARGMIEDLMLLANKVVAHYLLQREIPTLFRIHEEPTLQRFQEVSQAIGRLGLAFPGGEPTPQAYQAVLKQVRGTPRESVVNTLLLRSMQQAKYAGENLGHFGLAFDEYLHFTSPIRRYPDLMVHRVLKGVLGGELKAGNREVAKLQGRLPAMGDHTSDRERTAAEAERDLTKYYQAKWAQEHLQETFAGNVSGVVASGLYVALDNGVEGKLHISNLDDDYYVYIEDAQMLRGRSGGRTFRLGDSVTVTISAVNPMARMIDLTLGDSTQERDMNEVKPRARRREEREAERREKLQSVTPTAPRKFTLDDPQPAVQSAPARQERTGAGGRGYERDRSGDRRGPGQQGRTFGGVSMGPRLQGGARRVITLERPRNEHLRPVNITVQRMYFGDWTLENMPPEEPQGGRGGRFDRPDRASSERGNRGYTRGSNDRGAVGRVNGRPGGPQGQTQPAPRAPQAAAPVSDSQSDEAKRRRRRRGRRGGTGGQSQD
- a CDS encoding SDR family NAD(P)-dependent oxidoreductase; translation: MTTTQPKQVLPSVVVLTGASSGIGRATARELASRGHTLVLAARRADQLMQLALELDASGTRVIAVPTDVTSPDARRYLIEVARGHYGHIDVLINNAGVTVEQGWWWEDPDPMRVLRVNLEAPIELTRLALPDMRARGSGHIINIGSVAGRAATNGIYSASKFGLRGFSLGLRRELLGTGVNVSLIAPGFVKSEMTASARLPMPGPEVVARAVAAVMDHPQREVIVPGAYRALAFLDAALPGVGDLLVRRLIRRRYNHPN
- a CDS encoding S8 family serine peptidase, with the translated sequence MRRTSRLPVSFPTGFSLLLVLGAMLSGSVSAQQAASIPARPISSPAALPELQPVVSPLPSLVPVFTPQPGTAAPRPTPLTAPKPTPKPAPVTSTPVPRPSDPLFERQWNLQSIQVPGAWAQLPANRSWGPPVTVAVLDTGYVDSPELRARVVNGYDFVSNPARSGDGDGRDRDASATGQYAYHGEVIANLIAAAHDGRGMAGLNPQARIVHVRVAGNDGLIEVGDLVDSLKWAAGIPVPGVPTNPNPARLLNLSLYADFIPLTRCDPRVQAAVDAVTARGTLVIAGAANDGADAAGYSPAGCRNVLTVTSVTHSGQRPTYANWGRSVALGAPGGEQGHGIPASSLSGMNGERSPDGTSFAAPHVTGVASLLLTVRPRLTPAQVRDLLTRTATPFSGGCDPDPARTCGAGLLNASGALRAALASATGAASPGPGVKASPAPVRPAPAPARGSSGATSR
- a CDS encoding App1 family protein, which codes for MSSAKTAFKALLPVLERLVTVVDRVASGYLQPRRARGKLILQPYVGWGTPEQVELSGRVLLPRTIHPARKGDRRLRNVQNILRRMMSREVGGVTVTGTLGGQSVSAVSDSDGYFTLTFAPAEALASGWHQVSLQIGGREGVTPGRVQVVAAARYGIISDLDDTVIKSDVTSVARMLQTVMSGNARTRLPFPGVGALYRALTREGEARNPIFYVSSSPWNFFDLLWQFLEYRRIPLGPLFLRNWGFDLLSGHGTYKHTVIEQLFRKYPQLPFVLVGDSGEKDPEIYAEVVRRHPNRVLAVYIRDVTEASRDQGVLKLREEVRKAGVDLVLAADSLNAASHAMAMGLITPGEYRSVLTSVARSYET
- a CDS encoding exodeoxyribonuclease III; translated protein: MTSASPSSASALKVTTLNVNGLRSALRKGLRDWLLREAPDVLLLQEVRAGPMPEALQDLGYDGAWFPAQKAGYSGVAVLSRHPLRDIRAGMLHDEMDAEGRVVSAVVQGVRFVSVYLPSGSSGELRQGFKDRILDDYHTWVQALLDEQTPVVIGGDYNIAHREIDLKNWRSNRKNSGFLPHEREWMTAHLSAGLVDCHRNCLGEAAEYTWWSNRGNAYANNVGWRIDYLLSAGVQVRGVCVDREARLSDHAPLTGWVERS